Proteins from a single region of Hordeum vulgare subsp. vulgare chromosome 6H, MorexV3_pseudomolecules_assembly, whole genome shotgun sequence:
- the LOC123401921 gene encoding uncharacterized protein LOC123401921, with translation MASASVSAVAENDDLLSEILLRLSPEPSSLPRASLVCKRWRRLLSDPAFRRRFRVHHHRRGTPPLLGFFATDRGTVAFHPALPAPDRLPRGHFSLALGAGYETLGWRHGLALFYSEASYQVLVWDPLAGARHRLDIPQGFEPDPLHNPINGAVLRGATGDDAADRFQVVLATSDGRGPARACVYSSDTGLWGDFISAELPYATMLHSAPSVLAGDRIYWLISLTTILEFDLGRQSLASTVVPPGMLHGSSQQCAVIRGEGGAMGFLDVVGFTAQLWRWETDCDGVGSWMPGRTVDLDSLLPPEPENPLMLCYAEENNVAFFWTVLGVFTFHLKSLELKRLSETGISGYHHHPFETVYTPGIGGGQEEPEPELEPEPVRRSWWKRWKQSIRGLFCLSRSAATA, from the exons atGGCGTCGGCGTCGGTGTCGGCGGTGGCGGAGAACGACGACCTGCTGTCGGAGATCCTCCTCCGCCTCTCCCCGGAGCCGTCCTCCCTCCCGCGCGCCTCCCTCGTCTGCAAGCGCTGGCGCCGCCTCCTCTCCGACCCGGCCTTCCGCCGCCGCTTCCgcgtccaccaccaccgccgcggcACCCCTCCGCTCCTCGGCTTCTTCGCCACGGACCGGGGCACCGTCGCCTTCCACCCCGCCCTGCCCGCCCCCGACCGCCTCCCCCGCGGCCACTTCTCCCTCGCCCTCGGCGCCGGCTACGAGACCCTCGGGTGGCGCCACGGCCTCGCGCTCTTCTACTCCGAGGCCTCCTACCAGGTCCTCGTCTGGGACCCCCTCGCCGGCGCCCGCCACCGCCTCGACATTCCCCAGGGGTTCGAGCCCGACCCTTTGCACAACCCGATCAACGGGGCGGTGCTTCGCGGCGCCACCGGAGACGACGCCGCCGACCGCTTCCAGGTGGTCCTGGCGACCAGCGACGGGAGAGGGCCAGCGCGCGCCTGCGTTTACTCCTCGGACACCGGCTTATGGGGTGATTTCATCTCCGCGGAGCTTCCGTACGCGACCATGCTTCATTCCGCGCCCTCTGTGCTGGCTGGGGATCGCATTTACTGGCTGATTTCTCTGACGACTATCCTGGAGTTCGATTTGGGCAGGCAGAGCCTAGCTTCGACAGTGGTTCCACCGGGCATGCTTCACGGCAGCAGTCAGCAGTGCGCGGTCATTCGGGGAGAGGGTGGTGCGATGGGTTTCCTCGACGTGGTTGGCTTCACTGCCCAGTTATGGAGGTGGGAGACAGACTGTGATGGTGTTGGTTCATGGATGCCTGGAAGAACTGTTGATTTGGACAGCTTACTTCCCCCAGAGCCAGAGAACCCGCTTATGTTATGTTATGCGGAGGAAAACAATGTGGCCTTCTTCTGGACAGTTCTTGGTGTCTTCACGTTCCACCTCAAGTCACTGGAGCTCAAGAGACTTTCTGAGACCGGCATCTCTGGTTATCATCATCATCCATTCGAAACAGTCTATACCCCAG GCATTGGTGGTGGACAAGAGGAACCTGAACCTGAACTTGAACCTGAACCTGTGAGGCGCTCGTGGTGGAAACGATGGAAACAAAGCATAAGAGGATTATTCTGTTTGAGCAG GTCGGCGGCAACGGCATGA